Proteins encoded in a region of the Azospirillum sp. TSH58 genome:
- a CDS encoding ABC transporter permease — protein MLTYLRRSAAQVVFVLLGIALINFFLLHLAPGDAAQVLAGESGAATPEYMEALRRQFGLDQPLHVQFLRYLGNLVTFDLGYSFRQSLPVSELILQRLPATLLLMGTAIGFALVAGCSLGFLAARRAGKLTDTVISIVALLFYATPVFWVGIMLIVVFSVMLDWLPVGGMTSVEANLSGLALVGDVALHLVLPAVTLGLFYLAIYARLMRAAMLEVYGQDFVRTAQAKGVRPRRIAWRHVLRNALLPIVTTLGVQLGSILGGAVLVETVFSWPGLGRLAFAALFQRDLNLLLGILFCSSVVVVLVNIAVDLVYTLLDPRIELG, from the coding sequence GTGCTGACCTATCTCAGGCGCAGCGCCGCCCAGGTGGTCTTCGTCCTCCTGGGCATCGCGCTGATCAACTTCTTCCTGCTGCATCTGGCGCCCGGCGACGCGGCCCAGGTGCTGGCGGGGGAATCCGGGGCGGCGACGCCGGAATACATGGAGGCGCTGCGGCGGCAGTTCGGGCTCGACCAGCCGCTCCACGTCCAGTTCCTCCGCTATCTCGGCAATCTGGTGACCTTCGACCTCGGCTATTCCTTCCGCCAGTCGCTGCCGGTGTCGGAGCTGATCCTGCAACGCCTGCCGGCGACGCTGCTGCTGATGGGGACCGCCATCGGCTTCGCGCTGGTCGCCGGCTGCTCGCTCGGCTTCCTCGCCGCGCGGCGGGCGGGGAAGCTGACCGACACGGTGATCTCCATCGTGGCGCTGCTGTTCTACGCCACCCCGGTCTTCTGGGTCGGCATCATGCTGATCGTCGTCTTCTCCGTCATGCTGGACTGGCTTCCGGTCGGCGGCATGACCAGCGTCGAGGCCAACCTGAGCGGCCTCGCCCTGGTCGGCGACGTGGCGCTGCATCTGGTGCTGCCGGCGGTGACGCTGGGGCTGTTCTACCTCGCCATCTACGCCCGGCTGATGCGGGCGGCGATGCTGGAGGTCTACGGCCAGGACTTCGTCCGCACCGCGCAGGCCAAGGGGGTGCGGCCCCGCCGCATCGCGTGGCGCCATGTGCTGCGCAACGCCCTGCTGCCGATCGTCACCACGCTCGGCGTGCAACTGGGCTCCATCCTCGGCGGTGCGGTTCTGGTCGAGACCGTCTTCTCCTGGCCGGGACTGGGCCGGCTGGCCTTCGCCGCCCTGTTCCAGCGCGACCTCAACCTGCTGCTCGGCATCCTCTTCTGCTCGTCGGTGGTCGTGGTCCTCGTCAACATCGCGGTCGATCTCGTCTACACGCTGCTCGACCCGCGCATCGAACTCGGCTGA
- a CDS encoding ABC transporter substrate-binding protein — MGRDWRVANGVRRRLVVAAAAMMTAAVVVGVLPGSMGSAAAQDARQGGTLSIILQPEPVTLTPSTNMAQPTQVVAGNIFDGLVTYDFELKPKPALAERWEVAPDGLTITFHLRSGVKWHDGQPFSSADVKWSLENIWKTIHPRNKSLFENVTQVDTPDDSTVILRLSKPSLPILSVLNGVGAPILPKHLYEGTDVLNNPYNNKPVGTGPFVFKEWKRGEFVELTRNPDYWEAGKPHLDRLLFRIIPDAAARAAAIEKGEIQYAPYNPVPFRDAERLAKLPRLKVDTRGYEWLSPLLYLDFNVENQYLKDVRVRRAMAHAIDRAALAKIVWFGYAKPAISPVPSSLVTFHNAKLPQYPFDVKKAEALLDEAGFKRDANGVRFTLTHDFLPYGDDYRRTGEFLKQALKRVGIEVTIRSQDSAAFIKRVYVDRDFDFAISYNNAFPDPQIGVVRAFWSGWLGTGTPWTNGSGYRNAKADALIQEAGVEGDPAKRVAQFNEFQDIVLGDVPSLPLLELNFFSVYSADLQGIVEQGDQVYSSLKNARFVDAPKGN; from the coding sequence ATGGGACGGGATTGGCGGGTCGCAAACGGTGTCCGCCGCAGGTTGGTGGTGGCTGCGGCGGCGATGATGACGGCCGCGGTGGTGGTCGGCGTGCTTCCAGGCTCGATGGGAAGCGCCGCGGCGCAGGACGCGCGCCAGGGCGGCACCCTCAGCATCATCCTGCAGCCGGAACCGGTGACGCTCACGCCGTCCACCAACATGGCGCAGCCGACCCAGGTGGTTGCCGGCAACATCTTCGATGGTCTGGTCACCTACGACTTCGAGCTGAAGCCGAAGCCTGCACTGGCCGAACGCTGGGAGGTCGCTCCCGATGGGCTGACCATCACGTTCCACCTGCGCAGCGGTGTGAAATGGCACGACGGCCAGCCCTTTTCCTCGGCCGATGTGAAATGGTCGCTGGAGAACATCTGGAAGACCATCCACCCGCGCAACAAGTCGCTGTTCGAGAACGTCACCCAGGTCGATACCCCGGACGATTCCACCGTCATCCTGCGCCTGTCCAAGCCGTCGCTGCCGATCCTGTCGGTGCTGAACGGCGTCGGCGCCCCGATCCTGCCCAAGCATCTCTATGAGGGCACCGACGTCCTCAACAACCCCTACAACAACAAGCCGGTCGGCACCGGCCCCTTCGTCTTCAAGGAGTGGAAGCGCGGCGAATTTGTCGAGCTGACCCGCAACCCGGATTACTGGGAGGCCGGCAAGCCGCATCTCGACCGGCTGCTGTTCCGCATCATCCCCGACGCCGCCGCCCGCGCCGCCGCCATCGAGAAGGGGGAGATCCAGTACGCCCCCTACAACCCGGTGCCGTTCCGCGACGCCGAGCGGTTGGCCAAGCTGCCCCGCCTGAAGGTGGACACCCGCGGCTATGAATGGCTGTCGCCGCTGCTCTATCTCGATTTCAACGTCGAGAACCAGTATCTGAAGGACGTCCGGGTGCGCCGGGCCATGGCCCACGCCATCGACCGCGCCGCCCTGGCGAAGATCGTGTGGTTCGGCTACGCCAAGCCGGCGATCAGCCCGGTGCCGTCGTCGCTCGTCACCTTCCACAACGCCAAGCTGCCGCAATACCCCTTCGACGTGAAGAAGGCCGAGGCGCTGCTGGACGAGGCCGGCTTCAAGCGCGACGCCAACGGCGTGCGCTTCACCCTGACCCACGACTTCCTGCCCTACGGCGACGATTACCGCCGCACCGGCGAGTTCCTCAAGCAGGCGCTGAAGCGCGTCGGCATCGAGGTGACCATCCGCTCGCAGGACAGCGCCGCCTTCATCAAGCGGGTCTATGTCGACCGCGATTTCGACTTCGCCATCTCCTACAACAACGCCTTCCCCGATCCGCAGATCGGCGTGGTGCGCGCCTTCTGGTCGGGCTGGCTCGGCACCGGCACGCCCTGGACCAACGGCTCGGGCTACCGCAACGCCAAGGCCGACGCGCTGATCCAGGAAGCCGGCGTCGAGGGCGATCCGGCCAAGCGCGTCGCCCAGTTCAACGAGTTCCAGGACATCGTGCTGGGTGACGTGCCCTCGCTGCCGCTGCTGGAGCTGAACTTCTTCTCGGTCTATTCGGCGGACCTCCAGGGCATCGTCGAGCAGGGCGATCAGGTCTATTCCTCGCTGAAGAACGCCCGCTTCGTCGACGCCCCGAAGGGGAACTGA
- the pcaB gene encoding 3-carboxy-cis,cis-muconate cycloisomerase — MPSTIIDSAVFGDIFSTPAMRAVWSDENRTRKYLDIEAALARVQGRLGIIPQEAADEIVANCSLDKIDMAKLKAQTERIGYPVLGVVSQLNALCRDRLGEFCHWGATTQDITDTATVLQMREALNLVDEDLAGLSAALATLAKRHRDTPMIGRSNLQQAVPVTFGYKMAGLLSAVERHRERLAQLRPRVLMGEFAGASGTLASLEHGAMETQAGLMEELGLAQPVIAWHTIRDTIAEVGCFLGLVGGTLGKLSMDVKLMMQTEVGEVYEPFAHGRGSSSTMPQKRNPISSCYIHAAISVVRQHTAALLDAMVADHERSTGPWEIEWIVLPEAFCLLAGALKQARFVVSGLEVDAGRMRANLEMTNGLVASEAVMMGLGRHIGREYAHDLVYDLCREAVRQNRPLLDLLAETPEISACLSRAELAKLCDPANYLGQSGVMVDRVLARMNS; from the coding sequence ATGCCGTCCACGATCATCGACTCCGCCGTCTTCGGCGACATCTTCAGCACCCCCGCCATGCGCGCCGTCTGGTCGGACGAGAACCGGACGCGCAAATACCTGGACATCGAGGCGGCACTCGCCCGCGTCCAGGGCCGTCTGGGCATCATCCCGCAGGAAGCGGCCGACGAGATCGTTGCCAACTGCTCGCTCGACAAGATCGACATGGCGAAGCTGAAGGCGCAGACGGAGCGCATCGGCTATCCCGTGCTGGGCGTCGTCTCGCAGCTCAACGCGCTCTGCCGCGACCGGCTCGGCGAATTCTGCCACTGGGGCGCCACCACGCAGGACATCACCGACACCGCCACGGTCCTGCAGATGCGCGAGGCGTTGAACCTCGTGGACGAGGATCTCGCCGGCCTGTCGGCGGCCCTGGCGACTCTCGCCAAGCGCCACCGGGACACGCCGATGATCGGCCGCAGCAACCTCCAGCAGGCGGTGCCGGTGACCTTCGGCTACAAGATGGCCGGGCTGCTGTCGGCGGTCGAACGCCATCGGGAGCGGCTGGCGCAACTCCGCCCGCGCGTGCTGATGGGCGAATTCGCCGGAGCGTCCGGCACGCTGGCCTCCCTGGAGCACGGCGCCATGGAAACCCAGGCCGGGCTGATGGAGGAACTGGGACTCGCCCAGCCGGTGATCGCCTGGCACACCATCCGCGACACCATCGCCGAGGTCGGCTGCTTCCTGGGCCTGGTCGGCGGCACGCTCGGCAAGCTGTCGATGGACGTGAAGCTGATGATGCAGACGGAGGTCGGCGAGGTCTACGAGCCCTTCGCGCATGGCCGCGGGTCGAGCAGCACCATGCCGCAGAAGCGCAACCCGATCTCCAGCTGCTACATCCACGCGGCGATCTCCGTGGTGCGCCAGCACACGGCGGCCCTGCTCGACGCCATGGTGGCCGACCACGAGCGGTCGACCGGCCCGTGGGAGATCGAGTGGATCGTCCTGCCGGAAGCCTTCTGCCTGCTGGCCGGAGCCCTTAAGCAGGCACGGTTCGTGGTGAGCGGCCTGGAGGTGGACGCCGGGCGGATGCGCGCCAATCTGGAGATGACCAACGGGCTGGTGGCGTCCGAGGCGGTGATGATGGGGCTCGGTCGCCACATCGGCCGCGAATACGCCCACGACCTCGTCTACGACCTCTGCCGCGAGGCGGTGCGGCAGAACCGGCCGCTGCTCGACCTCCTGGCCGAAACGCCTGAGATCAGCGCCTGCCTCAGCCGCGCCGAACTGGCCAAGCTGTGCGATCCGGCCAATTACCTCGGACAGTCCGGGGTCATGGTCGATCGTGTCCTGGCCCGCATGAACAGCTGA
- a CDS encoding CaiB/BaiF CoA-transferase family protein: protein MKPLAGITVVTLEHAIAAPFATRQLADLGARVIKVERPGVGDFARGYDERVRGIASHFVWTNRSKESLTLDVKHPEAQAILKRLIREQADVVVQNLAPGAAARLGLSYEALSAGKPDIIVCDISGYGGDGPYRDKKAYDLLIQGESGFLSVTGTPETPSKAGPSIADISAGMYAYSNILAALLQRQQTGRGCRIDVSMLESLVEWMSYPLYYAFDGAPPPARTGASHATIYPYGPFPAGDGKTVLLGLQNEREWVAFCETVLQRPELAREERFSSNSRRNTARDELRGIIVAAFAGLTAEEVVARLEKASIANARANTMQDVWDHPQLAARDRWRTVETQNGPVPALLPPGVAGGQGVQGDARMDPVPALGQHTDRILAELGYAPGDIARLRDAKAI from the coding sequence ATGAAACCCCTGGCCGGAATCACCGTCGTCACCCTGGAACACGCCATCGCCGCCCCCTTCGCGACGCGCCAGCTCGCCGACCTCGGCGCCCGCGTCATCAAGGTGGAGCGCCCCGGCGTCGGCGACTTCGCCCGCGGCTACGACGAGCGGGTGCGCGGCATCGCCTCGCACTTCGTGTGGACCAACCGCTCGAAGGAAAGCCTGACGCTCGACGTCAAGCATCCGGAGGCGCAGGCGATCCTCAAGCGCCTGATCCGCGAGCAGGCCGACGTGGTGGTGCAGAACCTCGCCCCCGGCGCCGCGGCCCGCCTCGGCTTGTCCTACGAGGCGCTGTCCGCTGGGAAGCCGGATATCATCGTTTGCGACATTTCCGGCTACGGCGGCGACGGCCCCTATCGCGACAAGAAGGCCTACGATCTGCTGATCCAGGGCGAGTCCGGATTCCTGTCGGTGACCGGCACGCCGGAGACGCCCTCCAAGGCCGGCCCGTCCATCGCCGACATCTCCGCCGGGATGTACGCCTACAGCAACATCCTGGCGGCGCTCCTCCAGCGCCAGCAGACGGGACGCGGCTGCCGCATCGACGTCTCCATGCTGGAATCGCTGGTGGAGTGGATGAGCTACCCGCTCTACTACGCCTTCGACGGAGCTCCGCCGCCGGCACGCACCGGCGCCAGCCACGCGACCATCTACCCCTACGGCCCGTTTCCGGCCGGCGACGGCAAGACGGTGCTGCTCGGCCTGCAGAACGAGCGCGAATGGGTGGCCTTCTGCGAGACGGTGCTGCAACGCCCCGAACTGGCGCGGGAGGAGCGCTTCTCCAGCAACTCCCGCCGCAACACGGCGCGCGACGAACTGCGCGGGATCATCGTGGCGGCCTTCGCCGGCCTGACCGCCGAGGAGGTGGTCGCCCGGCTGGAGAAAGCCTCCATCGCCAACGCCCGGGCCAACACCATGCAGGACGTCTGGGACCATCCTCAACTGGCGGCCCGCGACCGCTGGCGCACGGTGGAGACCCAGAACGGGCCGGTGCCTGCCTTGCTGCCGCCGGGTGTGGCGGGCGGCCAAGGCGTGCAGGGGGATGCGCGCATGGACCCGGTGCCGGCGCTCGGCCAGCACACCGATCGCATTCTCGCCGAGCTGGGCTACGCGCCCGGCGACATCGCCCGGCTGCGCGACGCGAAGGCGATCTGA
- a CDS encoding MaoC family dehydratase N-terminal domain-containing protein translates to MTASPMTVSATSAKDWIGRSETVSDTVTPTPYAALSATLDRPAERPAAGTPLPPLWHWLYFLPLHRQSEIGPDGHAKRGGFLPPVPLPRRMWAGSQFEFHSPLRVGDALTRTSTIHDVTEKSGRTGPLVFVKVRHEIRRAGETDVALTEFHDIVYREAATPQDAPPEPRPAPADAAWEKRWVPDDVLLFRYSALTFNGHRIHYDRRYVTEVEGYPGLIVHGPLIATLLLDLLRHQNPEAEVASFRFKAVRPTFDINPFSVCGTPQDHGWSPDGKTVHLWAKDHDGWLTMDATAVLT, encoded by the coding sequence ATGACCGCCTCCCCCATGACCGTTTCCGCCACAAGCGCGAAGGACTGGATCGGCCGGAGCGAGACCGTGTCCGACACCGTCACCCCGACCCCCTACGCCGCTCTGTCGGCCACTCTGGACCGGCCCGCCGAGCGCCCGGCCGCCGGCACCCCGCTCCCGCCGCTGTGGCACTGGCTGTACTTCCTGCCGCTGCACCGCCAGTCGGAGATCGGGCCGGACGGTCATGCCAAGCGCGGCGGCTTCCTGCCCCCGGTGCCGCTGCCCCGCCGGATGTGGGCCGGCAGCCAGTTCGAGTTCCACAGCCCCCTGCGCGTCGGCGACGCCCTGACCCGGACCTCGACCATCCATGACGTGACCGAGAAGTCCGGGCGCACCGGTCCGCTGGTCTTCGTCAAGGTCCGCCACGAGATCCGCCGCGCCGGCGAGACCGACGTCGCGCTGACCGAATTCCACGACATCGTCTACCGCGAGGCGGCCACGCCGCAGGATGCGCCGCCGGAACCGCGGCCGGCGCCGGCGGACGCGGCCTGGGAAAAGCGCTGGGTTCCCGACGACGTGCTGCTGTTCCGCTACTCGGCGCTGACCTTCAACGGCCACCGCATCCATTACGACCGGCGCTACGTGACGGAGGTGGAAGGCTATCCGGGGCTGATCGTGCACGGCCCGCTGATCGCCACCCTGCTGCTCGACCTGCTGCGCCACCAGAATCCCGAGGCCGAGGTCGCCTCCTTCCGCTTCAAGGCGGTGCGGCCGACCTTCGACATCAACCCCTTCTCGGTGTGCGGCACGCCCCAAGACCACGGATGGAGCCCCGACGGCAAGACGGTCCACCTGTGGGCCAAGGACCACGACGGCTGGCTGACCATGGACGCCACCGCGGTCCTGACGTGA
- the dctA gene encoding C4-dicarboxylate transporter DctA, giving the protein MRLQTGEQTPAPTKPKAFYKALYFQVVVGLTLGILAGHFWPDFGASLKPLGDGFVKLVKMMIAPVVFCTIVSGITSLNDTREIGKTLVKSMALFYALTVAALLIGLAAVMIIEPGVGMHVSAASLDPTVAARYAKQAAPVGFTDFVLHIIPHSFFGAFAEGEVLPVLLISVLVGFGLTRVGKAGEPVVQGIESFSHVLFAAFGFIMKLAPIGAFGAMAFTVGKYGIDSIGSLGLLILTFYVACGFFLVVVIGTLARLHGFSLWKVLRYFREELLIVLGTSSSEPVLPRVLQKLEALGCKKGVSGLVLPMGYSFNLDGTAIYLTLASLFIAQACDIHLSGGQIFAMLGVMLLTSKGAAGVTGSGFVALVATLTVMPDLPVAGVALLVGIDRFMSEARALTSIISNCVASIVVSIWENACDREVLQRELNQSYASTERCLEEKGDIAVLPLTAPAQPSH; this is encoded by the coding sequence ATGCGCCTACAAACGGGAGAGCAAACCCCGGCGCCGACCAAGCCCAAGGCCTTTTACAAAGCTCTCTATTTCCAGGTCGTCGTCGGCCTGACCCTGGGCATCCTGGCCGGTCATTTCTGGCCGGACTTCGGGGCCTCCCTGAAACCGCTCGGCGACGGGTTCGTCAAGCTGGTCAAGATGATGATCGCGCCGGTGGTCTTCTGCACCATCGTCAGCGGCATCACCAGCCTCAACGACACCCGCGAGATCGGCAAGACGCTGGTCAAGTCGATGGCGCTGTTCTACGCGCTGACGGTGGCGGCGCTGCTCATCGGGCTGGCCGCGGTGATGATCATCGAGCCCGGCGTCGGCATGCACGTGTCGGCGGCGTCGCTCGACCCCACGGTGGCGGCGCGCTACGCCAAGCAGGCGGCTCCGGTCGGCTTCACCGATTTCGTGCTGCACATCATCCCGCATTCCTTCTTCGGCGCCTTCGCCGAAGGCGAGGTGCTGCCGGTGCTGCTCATCTCCGTCCTGGTCGGCTTCGGCCTGACGCGGGTCGGCAAGGCCGGCGAGCCGGTGGTCCAGGGCATCGAATCCTTCTCCCACGTGCTGTTCGCCGCCTTCGGCTTCATCATGAAGCTGGCCCCGATCGGTGCCTTCGGCGCGATGGCCTTCACCGTCGGCAAATACGGCATCGACTCCATCGGTTCGCTCGGCCTGCTGATCCTCACCTTCTACGTCGCCTGCGGCTTCTTCCTGGTGGTCGTCATCGGCACGCTGGCGCGGCTGCACGGCTTCAGCCTGTGGAAGGTGCTGCGCTACTTCCGTGAAGAGCTGCTGATCGTGCTCGGCACCTCCTCCTCCGAACCGGTCCTGCCGCGCGTGCTGCAGAAGCTGGAGGCGTTGGGCTGCAAGAAGGGCGTCTCCGGCCTCGTGCTGCCCATGGGCTACTCGTTCAATCTCGACGGCACGGCGATTTACCTGACCCTGGCCTCCCTGTTCATCGCCCAGGCCTGCGACATCCACCTGTCGGGCGGCCAGATCTTCGCCATGCTCGGCGTCATGCTGCTGACCTCGAAGGGGGCGGCCGGCGTCACCGGCAGCGGCTTCGTCGCCCTGGTCGCCACGCTGACGGTGATGCCGGACCTTCCCGTGGCGGGCGTCGCCCTGCTCGTCGGCATCGACCGCTTCATGTCCGAGGCCCGCGCCCTGACCAGCATCATCAGCAACTGCGTCGCCAGCATCGTCGTCTCGATCTGGGAGAACGCCTGCGACCGCGAGGTCCTGCAGCGGGAGCTGAACCAGAGCTACGCCAGCACCGAACGGTGCCTGGAGGAGAAGGGCGACATCGCCGTCCTGCCGCTGACCGCCCCCGCCCAGCCGTCGCACTGA
- a CDS encoding 4-oxalomesaconate tautomerase, with the protein MNHLTSRQIGIPCVMMRGGTSRGPFFLASDLPASPAERDALLLSVMGAGNDLGIDGIGGGNPLTSKVAVVGPATLAGADVDYLFAQVRVQEGIVDTSPNCGNMLAAVAPFAIEAGLVPATDGVTVVRIHNVNTGKLIEARVQTPDGRVTYEGGAVIDGVPGTAAPIHLAFLDAAGANTGRLLPTGAPVDRIGGIEVSCIDAAIPVMLVRAADLGKTGHEPMDSYRLDRGFMARLEALRVEAGRRMGFANAAGMVIPKPVLLAPPTRGGTLAVRYFMPHDCHRAMAITGAVATATACTIPGTVASALAGHLALPGDVTFEHPAGRLTVHLEPGAGQSAPTASILRTSRRLFEGTVFARPLDPPRAAMAA; encoded by the coding sequence ATGAACCACCTGACCAGCCGCCAGATCGGCATTCCCTGCGTGATGATGCGCGGCGGGACCTCCCGCGGGCCCTTCTTCCTGGCATCCGACCTTCCAGCATCCCCGGCGGAGCGCGACGCCCTTCTGCTCTCCGTCATGGGGGCGGGGAACGACCTGGGCATCGACGGAATCGGCGGCGGCAATCCCTTGACCAGCAAGGTCGCCGTCGTCGGCCCCGCCACCCTCGCCGGTGCGGACGTGGACTATCTGTTCGCCCAGGTGCGGGTGCAGGAAGGGATCGTCGACACCTCGCCCAACTGCGGCAACATGCTCGCCGCGGTTGCCCCCTTCGCCATCGAGGCCGGGCTGGTCCCGGCGACGGACGGCGTGACGGTGGTGCGCATCCACAACGTCAACACCGGCAAGCTGATCGAGGCGCGCGTCCAGACCCCGGACGGCCGGGTGACCTACGAGGGCGGGGCCGTCATCGACGGCGTGCCCGGCACCGCGGCGCCCATCCACCTCGCCTTTCTCGACGCGGCGGGCGCCAACACCGGCCGCTTGCTGCCCACCGGGGCGCCGGTCGACCGCATCGGCGGGATCGAGGTGTCCTGCATCGACGCCGCCATCCCGGTGATGCTGGTCCGCGCCGCCGACCTCGGCAAGACGGGGCATGAGCCGATGGACAGCTACCGGCTCGATCGGGGCTTCATGGCCCGGTTGGAGGCGCTGCGCGTGGAAGCCGGCCGCCGCATGGGCTTCGCCAACGCCGCCGGCATGGTGATCCCCAAACCCGTCCTGCTGGCGCCGCCGACGCGCGGCGGCACGCTGGCCGTCCGCTATTTCATGCCGCACGACTGCCACCGGGCGATGGCCATCACCGGGGCCGTCGCCACCGCGACCGCCTGCACGATCCCGGGAACCGTGGCCTCCGCATTGGCCGGACACCTGGCCCTGCCCGGCGACGTCACCTTCGAGCATCCGGCCGGCCGGCTGACCGTCCACCTTGAGCCGGGAGCCGGTCAATCCGCCCCAACCGCCAGCATCCTGCGCACGTCACGACGCCTGTTCGAAGGAACCGTGTTCGCACGGCCATTGGACCCACCACGGGCCGCCATGGCCGCCTGA
- a CDS encoding LysR family transcriptional regulator → MNFELVDLKAFVAVADLGSFNRAAELLNLSQPALSRRIQKLEDTLGVALFERSTRHVALTMVGRDFIPKVRRFLDEFESSLLGISDLGARSGGQITIASVPTAVFYFLPNAISRFSVAFPRIRIRILDLGANEGLEAVARGEADFGINFIGTSHPDIDFTPLAEDPFVVACRHDHPLASRQEVGWDELAAHRVITVGRTSGNRALIDNALAQHGLKLNWSYEITHLASSLGLVEAGLGVAVLPKLATPTSGHPIIQTIPLSHPKISRTIGVVRRHGAILSPMAARFLEVLLGSWKA, encoded by the coding sequence ATGAATTTCGAACTGGTCGATCTGAAAGCCTTCGTGGCGGTGGCCGACCTGGGCAGCTTCAATCGCGCCGCCGAGTTGCTGAACCTCTCGCAGCCGGCGCTCAGCCGCCGCATCCAGAAGCTGGAGGACACGCTGGGCGTCGCCCTGTTCGAGCGCTCGACCCGACATGTCGCCCTGACCATGGTCGGACGCGACTTCATCCCCAAGGTCCGGCGCTTCCTGGACGAGTTCGAGTCATCGCTGCTGGGGATCAGCGACCTGGGGGCGCGGAGCGGCGGGCAGATCACCATCGCCTCCGTTCCGACGGCGGTGTTCTATTTCCTGCCGAACGCGATCAGCCGCTTCAGCGTTGCGTTCCCGCGCATCCGCATCCGCATCCTGGACCTCGGCGCCAACGAGGGGCTGGAGGCGGTGGCCCGCGGCGAGGCCGATTTCGGCATCAACTTCATCGGCACGTCACACCCGGACATCGACTTCACGCCGCTGGCCGAGGACCCATTCGTCGTCGCCTGCCGGCATGATCATCCGCTGGCCTCCCGGCAGGAAGTCGGCTGGGACGAACTGGCGGCGCACCGGGTCATCACCGTGGGCCGGACCAGCGGCAACAGGGCGCTGATCGACAACGCCCTGGCGCAGCACGGCCTGAAGCTCAACTGGTCCTATGAGATCACGCACCTCGCCAGTTCGCTCGGGCTCGTCGAGGCGGGCCTCGGCGTCGCGGTGCTTCCCAAGCTCGCCACCCCGACCTCCGGCCACCCCATCATCCAGACCATCCCGCTGAGCCACCCGAAGATTTCCCGGACGATCGGCGTCGTCCGACGACACGGCGCCATCCTCTCACCGATGGCGGCGCGCTTTCTGGAGGTGCTGCTCGGCTCCTGGAAAGCCTGA
- a CDS encoding IS630 family transposase yields the protein MAAAHVGAVGLQTVCDWVLRFNDAGPVGLLTGKAPGPQPCVADHHRVALRQVVEDGPIPAVHGVVRWRIADLLHWLWNEFHASVSKQTLSRELRALGFRTLSARPRHHAKDPGAAEAFKKFPALLAQIAAHEAAGKLIEAWWQDEARIGQKNKTTRRWARRGTRPASQHDQRTRSAYPPGPGQRRGPGAAALHERGDDAAPAGDRPRRGARGAHAVVLLDQAGWHTSAKLPVPGNTTLPPLPTKSPKLNPVENIWRYMRDNWLSNRIFASYQDILDHRGFAWNSLVEQPWTIISIGLRDWAHRS from the coding sequence TTGGCTGCGGCGCACGTCGGTGCGGTCGGCTTGCAGACGGTGTGCGACTGGGTGCTGCGTTTCAATGACGCGGGACCGGTGGGCTTGCTGACCGGCAAGGCGCCGGGCCCGCAGCCGTGCGTCGCCGACCACCACCGGGTGGCCCTGCGTCAAGTCGTCGAGGATGGGCCGATCCCGGCGGTGCATGGGGTAGTGCGTTGGCGGATTGCCGACCTGCTGCACTGGCTCTGGAACGAGTTCCACGCCTCGGTCTCCAAGCAGACGCTGAGCCGGGAACTGCGCGCTCTGGGTTTCCGCACGCTGTCGGCCCGCCCCCGCCATCATGCCAAGGATCCCGGCGCGGCCGAGGCGTTCAAAAAATTCCCCGCCCTGCTGGCGCAGATCGCCGCGCACGAGGCCGCCGGCAAGCTCATAGAGGCCTGGTGGCAGGACGAAGCCCGCATCGGCCAGAAGAACAAAACCACCCGCCGCTGGGCACGCCGGGGCACCCGACCGGCGTCCCAGCACGATCAGCGCACACGCTCGGCCTATCCGCCCGGCCCAGGGCAAAGGCGCGGCCCTGGTGCTGCCGCGCTGCACGAGCGAGGCGATGACGCTGCACCTGCAGGAGATCGCCCGCGCCGTGGCGCCCGCGGTGCCCATGCCGTCGTGCTGCTCGATCAGGCCGGCTGGCACACCTCAGCCAAACTGCCGGTCCCCGGCAACACCACCCTGCCGCCGTTGCCGACGAAGTCGCCCAAGTTGAACCCGGTGGAGAACATCTGGCGGTACATGCGCGACAACTGGCTCTCCAACCGGATTTTCGCCTCCTACCAGGACATCCTCGATCACCGCGGCTTCGCCTGGAACTCCCTCGTCGAGCAGCCCTGGACCATTATATCCATCGGACTGCGCGACTGGGCGCATCGGTCATGA